GGCCTGTGTTAGGGAAAGTGCATGGATGGAGCATCCCCAGGTAGCTCTGAGCCACGATCTGTGTGCAGAGAAAGGTTTCTCAGGACAGCTGACAATAGGGTACAGCTCTGTTTTGCCACTTACACCAGCCAGACTAACAAGAACCTGAGCATGGGGTTTTTCCCTTCACCCCTTAccctgctgccactgcttgCCCTGGCCCCAGGGATGGCTGAAGCCCCACagaacttgttttttttcctgtgaccACACTGATGACCCAAGTTGCATATTCAGCTCCTCATAGAGTCACCTCTGTATCCTGTACATAATAATTTTACACCTGTACAACTAATTTAACTTAGGTAGACTTGCTTCCCCAAccttatggaaaaaaaaccctaaaaatgtCCCCAAAAATCTGAAACTGCTATTGCAGTGCCTCTCTGGGTGAAAAGGAAGTATTTCCTAGTCCTGATCAGTGTAGCTTTAAATAGCAGATAAAGGTTTGCCCTGGGACAGAGTACTGAGCCCTGGAGTCTCACTGAAAGCCTCTCTAGTTACTTATTTACTCGATCCATATTTCTTTAAGGTAGGGCATACATACACTGTTAGGAGAATACTGCTCAGGTAAAAccaagaaagatgaaaatttatCAATCCCAGCCGTGCAGTGGCCTGAGCTTCCTCAATATTCACTGGTTTTGATGGCACCAAGGATAGCTGACCCCATGCAGGATGGTTTCCAGGTTATGGCTCACCCATGTccacacagagatagagatcTGAGCTTACAAGTTTTGCTGCATAAGGAGACTTTTCTATCCATCATGATACACAGTGTCTTTCATAGAGCTACATATGGATTTGGGGACAGTTCTAGGTAGCAACCTGCAAAAATTAGcactttttcttccaaagtaaACATCTCCCATTTACCCCTAGACAACTCCATGGGaaatctgctctttttcttAGCCATGACCAAAATTCTTTGACATTGAGGGAAATCATATAAATTCTAAACAATAAAAGCAGTGCACAATCCATGGTGAAATGATATaatttgttattattatttgtatCTTCACAGAGGTGCTGAATATTACCAAACCAATTCCAGCATCACAGAATCTGCCTTAAATTCATTGCACTGTCTGCAAATAAGTTGCAGGGGCCTGGAGACAAGTCTTGCTGAATGTCACACAGAGATGAAATCAAGAGATAGTAATGAGGGACTTGTTAGCCTGCAGTGCCAAGAAAATCTCAGAGGTTAGTAGTTCTTTTAGTTTATTATCCCTTCGgtgtttttacattttaagtttattttaaataatgaggACCTAGTTTGCTGAACTCTCAGCCACAGAAAACCTGCACTGAAACcctttgattattttaaatcataattTTGCATACTTTAAGATAATTGAGGCAATCTGGAGTCAAGACAGTCTTGAGTTTGCAAGTTTGAAAAATCACTGTTGCTCCTGAAGTGTTTTTACAGGTATTTCcccaaaggaaaattattttacacaTGGTTCTGTTTGTTCCACCATCCCTTCCAAGGGTACCAAGGTATATTGTATCCCACAAGTCTTATCTCTCCCGGGTTAACTGGTGGGCAGCCAGGTGACACTGTCGTGCTCACTGAGGGAGGTCCATTAGCACACCAGGAGCACTGCAGCCACACAAACATGGCTATGGTGAAACTGCTGGTGTCTCATGGGGGGTTTAGGACTCCTCAGTTTCTCACTGATAAAAGGGGAATCAAGGCCTTGTTTAGAATTCTAACAGCTTTTCATTCTCTGCAGTGAGCTTTCTCTGGGACTGCTGAGGATCAGCCTGAGATGCTGCTGACTAGAAAAGCTATGAATCATCTCAGGTTTCTCTTACAAAAGTAGTTATTCACAGGTTCTTGATGAGTTCTTTCTAGAGGAGGAACCTCCATCATCCTAGTTCCTTGAATCATTTGCAGTGGGTTTGAACTGGTCATTTCTGGTTTAGTCCTTGCCAGTCCTTTCattagaagaaattaaattccctTTTGCCAGACTACTGGAatttggaggaagaaaataaatggtcaCACTGAAACCCTCAtgaaaaggcaaacaaaacactaaaaaaatattcctatttACCTGACTGGGCCCCAGCATACCTACTGCTGATAGGCCAAACTGCTGACAGAATCAAATATGCAGGCAGAGTATTTCCCTGGGCAATTATGAACCTACAGTCAATTCCACACtaacttcattttcatcttgCTGCACAGTTTGTTCAGATGGGGAGTTTCAATGTGTCAACAAGAAGTGCATTTCTCTGAATAAAACCTGTGATGGAATCAATGACTGTGGAGACCTGAGTGATGAACTGTGCTGTAGAGGTAAGAATTTCCTTTGTCAGGTGTTTCGTActaatttcagcagaaaaccaCCCACAAAGAATTTTTACAGTGATGTAACAGCTAAATTCTGTTGTCCAGTAAGTCACTACATCAAAGCAATCAAACCATAGTTTATGTATAAGGAAGGGCAAAAAAGAAGgcataaaatacagttttgaagCAGGCAAGTGATCTCTTGAGAATCTGGATTTCCTCAGAGgatgaggaaataaaatgaaattatttaggaAGCCGTTAAAAATTGATACAAAAAATGAGTCCTGTtagaatgaaaatgtatttttacttgGAAAAAATCAATAGTAATTAAACGACACTGGTTTTCTAATGAACTATCTTTAAACCAAAGGAAGATCTCTCTTAAATTTATTACTAATGCAAGATCATCCATGGAACATCTGTGAAGAGTTCCTGGCACATTGCTTGTTCATGAGAAGTCACTCTTTCAGCATCTGCAATTCCAGCTGTAAAAATTCTGATTAGAAATGAGGAATGGATCTAGCATGACCTGAATGCAGGAGAATACTTCCAAAATTTGGGTTTCCAGTGCCCAATGCTAAGGTGGATTACAAATCCCATCATTATCCCTCCATAACCTTAATTTTGTAGTGTTACAATTGTAAGTAAGATTGATCTTATAATTGTGGAAACATGGTCacagaaattttagaaaaagaaataaatacatgtgaTTTCATACATCTAGTAGACATTTATTTGGATTCCACATGACAAAAATAGTGCTGTTTCAGCTGAATGGGCTGAAAACAATGCTTCCTGAAAtcaaaataagtatttcagtTGAGTTCAGTGGTCTTTGGATCATATTGGGATATCTGGATACTTTTAGAGAACTAtcttattttctattaaagACAAATACCTTAAATTGTAGATTGACGTGAGATTTTAAATTAGCTCAGAAGACCCTGCCGTGAATTCAagcactgctttgcttttgatAACATTCAAAGGGATCTCAAGATTTAAAAGGGAAGGGGTTCTCAGGTTTATAATACCTTTTCATATAACCAAGAGTTTTAGAAGAAGTAAATTATTACATCCAGTCTCTTCCTAAAAGGACTCTTGATTCCTAACCCTGCATTTAGGCATTTAGCGCATGCAACCAAAACTCAGCTTGGTCTCTGATTTGGGAGGGTGAGATTTGGCACAAGCATCATCAGTTCCTCATTTGAGGTGATCAGTAACGCTGGTGAAATTGGAAGTCTTTTGGCTGAGGTTGAGTGTGGACATGTTATGGAATGAAACTGGTATGGACTGACACCAAGTCTAGCAGTACAGTACTGCAGTGGTAACAGGGATCCACATTTTTCAAGTCTTATAACTTCAAGATTTAAAGTGAGGAGAGCCAAGTATTCATTTTGTTTACATGCACAGAGCTTGCTTTTGTAATCTCTTTATGAACAGCCAGGTCCCATGTAATATGGATATAcatttggtttatattttaaaaagctctctGACAGTGTGAGGTTGCTGAACCAAATGATCCTGTGATTTACATTTGTAATTCTCCTGTGTTACAGAGTGCAGAAACAACAGTTTCCACTGTCGGTCAAATATCTGTATTCCAAATAAGAATGTCTGCAACAAAGATATCGACTGCCTCACAGGAGAGGATGAAGCTGGAGTTCtctgtgcaggtttttttctgaaagatgtttttgtttctttcctttcattcaGCCCTAAACTAGAGGCTGCACAATGCATATTATTATACTATTTATTATGCAAGAATCAGTCTTCCCTATGTTATGTTAtgcacaggaggaagaaaaggtcatacaattttatttcctttctttctggaaaagaatGACAAGAAAActaaaggaaggaagaaaacagatgatGGTTTTGGAAGCTTAAGGCAGATTATGTCTTTTGTTTAAGTGGCCAGCTATCAAACTGGTATCCCTTAAGAAAGTGTAGAGAGGGTGAGCAGGAATACTTTCCCCACAAATGAGGTATTCAACTAGTTTGTCAATATAATAATTCTTCTGTGCTGTTCCCCTCTCTGTTGAAAAGAttatgctttgttttaaaatcagaatgttTTCCTTGCTCTCATAAGAGAAAGTCTAAGgccaaaaaagtaaaaactatTGGTAAATGGTAATTACTACAGGTAAAGTGAACTCTAAATGTAAACATTACTGTCAGTGACATGAGAACAGACACAATGCTCAGCCCCCATTTAAGGACTGAATTCAGTGGGCACTTTGTTTGAATAAAAGCTGACAAACCAGATTCAGCAAGCATTTAATTTACCTCTTGTGTTGAATATCCTCCCTTACCCCGTTAAAGGAGGCACACAGCATAATCTAaattgggggggaaaaaatcaaacaaaaacctGTTACCTAATGCTCCTTTGGTTTTTAGAAAGTTTCAAAGGTTGATGGGGCAGGAGaaattttggtggtttttggtAGAGAAGAATGGGACATCTCTTTAGAGatcacaaacaaaaaaaggcagtttctcAGGGTTTCCTGGAAGAAGGGCTCCCTAGGCTTGGAAAGTGAGTAGATGTTGTGTAGTTATAAATGAGTATCTGCTGGCTGTAGGTCATTTTTAGGCTGAGGCAGCCAAACAGTGCCtagcaggaaaggaaacagcaggCACCAGGCTGGAGAGTATTGCTCTCCATGAGAACAGTATGCCcttatgcatttaaaatgtgttccaCAATTTTGGCACACAGACATAGATTTAAGTAAATGTCTGCCAATAATTTTAGTGTTTTGTTATTCTACTATAGGCAAAGAAGAAGTTGCTGAAAATGACAGTATGGATGAAGGTGAGTGTAATTAGCCCTCCAAAATCAACAGCATACCCTCTTATTAGTGACTTTCTagctgccagccagctcctCAGATCCAGAACACTCAGATATTTTGACTTTGTGATTTACTAATGTACACTGTGGGATTTACTGTTGGTCTCACTTTTCACTGATTTCAAGAACGCGGTAATAATTCATCCTGGCTGAGGACCTACATCTGCATGTTTTGGCAACTGGTGAACTCCCAGCTGAGGTAAACTCTCAGCAAACCTAGGGGAACatccttaaaattatttaccGGAATGCAAGCAGCAttggaaaagggagagaagtaATGTGATGCTAAGACACaaacaattttcaaagcaaagacAGATGCcaaaatttttcatctttgttttcctcctatTTCAGCTGCTGGCATATTTGCAGCACTCAGATTTTCAAGATAAAGATAAGCCTGTCTCCAAATAGAGAGAATGTATACCTGAATTCTGagatacatttttcctttttgttaaagaaagaaaaatgataaaGACACTTCTTCCCCAAGTGCACTGCGGTGTTAGAAATCACACACTAACTCGACGGAAAAGAATCATAGGTGGAGAGATTGcaggaaaggtaaaaaaataacCTTACCAGATATGAGTTCATTCAGCATTGCTTTAAATGGGCATTATTTGCCTTCTGTTAAACTTAAGGAAATAACAAAATCAGCTTATGCCATGTTTTGCAGCAGTAGTGGCGTTGCCCTGAATGAAAGTAAAGAGAAGCACAatttataaagtaaaatatGGAGTTACAAAACTGAGCATTATAGTACAAGTAGACACTGAAAATTACTCAGAAAAACAATTAATACTACAGCTAAAAATAACAATTCTGgcaaaatggaattaaaatttGCGTCTTTAAAAGACAATACAGCAAAAGTGTAGGGTCAGACCCTACATCTGTTTCTCTGACTACAAGGGGTTTCATGACTGaaagctggagggaaggaggcatTGCACCAAGTCAGAAGATTGaataaaattactgaattttagTATATAAATCCTTTATATCTCATGGAGCCCAATTTACAACTTCTGGATAGCagatcttttatttaaaatcagacATAGTCAAGGAGATTAGGTGATACCAAGAGATGTTTTTCCCTTTATGCACTAAAAGTTGTACAACTGCAATGACTTCTCATTATTTGTGTTTGTTGATTGAATAGGGTGAATTCCCTTGGCAAGTGGCAATTAAAGACACCAGCAATGAAGGTTCAACAGTGTACTGTGGAGGGGTTTATATTGGTGGCTGTTGGGTTCTGACTGCTGCTCACTGTGTCAGGTAAAAACAAACTCgggaattattttcttactgcaAGGCAAAAAGATTGTTTTGGATATTCTCAGCTACATGTTTGTTAATTTCTATTTGTCTGTTGAACAGAACAGTTTAAAATACCGACTCACCCACATGAACAATGAGGAAGATTCAGGGAAAATAGAGTGTTTTGGCAGTGaatagaaagataaaaagtaaCAATGAGTTTGAAGAGACATGGCATACTTTAGTCAGATAGCAGACAGGCAGGAAAGGTCCACTGTAGCCACTCTGCTTGAAATTAAATACAAGGGACCTCTTCTCCATCTCTACCTTGGGGAAGTCCAGGATCTGTTCCCAGAGAATGTCCCTGGGGTCATATACTCCCCAGAACAAGCCAAGAGCAGACATGTAAGATTTGCCAGTCCCATCCACATCTGCTTACTCTATTATCAGAGCAGCATAAACACCTGGTTTCTTTTTGTCACAACACTAAACAGAGCCTGGCTTTAACATCATTTTCTGCATTAGTTGCAGTACTCAGCATGTGTCACCTGTCTTGAATTTGCTACACTTCAGAAAAACTTGGGCATTAagtccagaaagaaaatatatgtctCTAATGTGAATTTTTATTCTACAGAAACTTTGATAAAATGCAACAGTTTACAGCTTTAAAACAGTTGAAATGTAAGTTCTTGTGTTTATTTGGCTGGTTTTTTCCAGGGCAAATCGAGTCCATCTCTACCTTGTCTGGGTTGGAATGCTGCATACAATAGACCACGACAAAGAGACAAATACTTTGAAACTAAACCAAGTGATAATTCATGAAAATTACAATGCATCAACTTACGAAAATGACAttgctctgctggagctgaaaAGTTCTCAGCATGGAGAATGCTTCCTGGAAGACAACAGCATGCCTGCCTGTGTCCCCTGGTCAGAGTACATGTTCAAGACTGGTGACACATGCAAGGTTTCTGGATGGGGACTAGAGAAAGGTATTTGGTTTAGTGCTTGCTACAGGAATGTATTATTTGTATAACTCATTTTCTAATTGCGAtgagcttttattttgaaaaggctGAAGAATAGTTGTGCACAAAGCAGTCAGAAGAGGCTGAGTACAGAAAATGTAGGCTGTGGTTTGGCACTCAGGTATCATTGTTGGGTTCTCTTTTCTGTactgcttcctctgctgtttcagCCACTTAGTAGATTGATATGGAGGACATCTCTGGATGAAAACTACCCCAACAgtaagaaattttccttttgtccaTCTAATAATTGTATTAGCTGTCGAGACCTGTTAACAACATGTAACAGATGGTGTTTGGTAGCTCACGGGGGCCCACAGTCACAGCTTGTCCTCTGTCCCCTTCCCAACAGGAtctgagctgcagccagcagtcATGAAACTCAGCACATGTTGTCACTGCCATGGTTGGGTTTAGCCCAGAGAAGCTTGCACAGAGACACATAAGCCAAGTATAATCATGCTTTCAAAGATTTGGGAAGCATTTGTTTTGTATCACAGCGTTCCAGCCTGGTTTTGAGGTTCCTCCTCTCCATACTCAGTAGCATCCACCCAGCAAATGCAAAGTTGGGAATTGCTAGCAAACAGACAGAACAAAATAGAGCATCTCTTTAGACTTGTGAATACATAATTCACCTGTATCTACAGTAAGTACTCCACAAAGATAGAGCCAAGTTGGAAAAAAGGTAATAAGGATGAATCACAGCCACATCTCCATTTCACAGAAAGCAATATACCAGTTTCCAAGTGCCTGGAAACCTTGAtatggaaaacacaggaaaaaaaaccctgagggatacaaggaaatggaaagggTGAAAATGTCACATGAAAGTACTGTAGTTAACACTGCAATTACACcactctgcttttattttgaaatatatggCCAATATATTGGGTAAATGTTAGTGGCAGTTTAAGGTTTCTGGTTTATAATACTGAAGATAATATTCTCTAAATAAGTAAATTAACTAACTTTCAAATTATTATATTAAATGTGTCTAATGTGTACttacaattttaaattttgaaaatatttttttcttttctagattaCAAAAAACAATTTATCCTCAAGTGGggaaatgttaatttatttcacaattGTTCTGAATTGTATCCAGGacgattttttaaaaaaatggcatGTGCAGGTAAGCATCAATTTTATTACTATAATTTCTACCATCAAGGTCTCAGTTTAGGCCAGATATACTGGGTGGGAATCTTCCAGACTTAAGGAAGACAATAAACCAACTACCACAACACCACTGTTGGCAAAATGTCAGCCACTGGAGCCTGTGGCATCCACCATTATATACGTATTCATAAACAGAGTTCAGATGACAGCATGACAAGTTTCTATGATTATATGGGCAAATTTTTGCATGTAATTTGAGTTATGTTTTCTAAATACACAAGCACTCTACAGCCTACTGAACCTCCTACCTTTACTCTATTTGATTCTGATTCAGCAACATGTTTAAGCTAATGCCTGTCCTGGAACACACAGCCTGTTGACTAGAATGTAACTATTCATCTGCTTAGACATTTGCCACTACCACACTGCATCCCAGGAAAATACAGTTAACTTTGCAAACTTAGAGTAGTCTGGCCAGGAAACTGGTTGCCACTCGTAGTATTAAAATGAGGATTTTGAATACACATTTTTGCTTCTCAAGTGACAAAAAATGTTGCCAAATACATGACTAAAAGAGCAGTGAGTATTCAACTTACAGGGCAGATGGTTTCAACTGTTAAATCAAAAAGTAAAGGCACTATTTAAACAAACTACtcaacaagaaaataaaaaccatatATGAAAGCAAAATCATTCATGATAAATTCAGCATGTCATCTGTAAGATACGGGGCTTATTTACTGCACCAATTCTGTAACttatctcttttttcttcagtatatTTCAAGTGATCATACTTTACTACAAGGGGATAATGACAATACCACATGAGACACATTCAGAAAGGGGATATCTGGGGTTAACTTTCCATCCCTGATGCAAATAAAAACTTTAAGGGCTGGTATCCACAGGAGTTAGTAATCCAAGCATTAATTAAACTGATTAAAGGCAATAAAATCTTGTTTCATAGGATTAGTAATCCCAACTCTGAAAAGTTCACGTAACTCTTTCTCAGAAATGTAGAGATTCAAAAAAGaggttacatttttaaaagcttgggGAGTCATGCTTTGTATGGACTCCTTCATACTAGGACAGTCAACCAAGCAGAAAAGTATAGTAAGGGTGTTAGAAATCCATAAACTTTTACTGAGTATataggaaaaaagcaaaaatcacaTTCTAGCTCTGtagcagcatttctgtttaTATCATATCCatcttgcttcatttttttggaaataattttccttatttGCTGACCTGCAAATGAGTAGGTTTGTGAGCACTGAAGCATAAAGGGCACTGGATCCTGCACACTTGTGCCTCAGGGTTGCTACCTGGTGTTCCTAAAGGAGCACCAGGTAGCAGCCCTGGGACCAACCATGCAGTGGGGGCACTTACAGACAGTTGCTCTCCCTCTCATCCCAGGATTCATGTGCTCTCCTTCTCATGCCTGCCCATCTGTTTTCATAAAGCtggtaaagaaaataattgtacaGATGAGACTGCACAATGCCTTACTGGGTAGAGAGGACACCAAAGGCAGACACAGAGGCGTACACATATTATTATATCTTCACTTCCAAAGGAATCAGTCTACAAATCTTTTTACATTGTTCCATCTTTATGGGCTACTTCTTATAGCTGGCAATGTGGCTGAATTGTTCCCTATTGCACTGGGTAAAACAAGACTGatgaaaaagcaaatgagaatTTGGGCCAGCCACAAGTATAAAGAGAGGCCCTGCACTTGAAATGAGAAGTAAGTAACAGACTTGAAGAGATTCCGAATCTCCTTTACTGGTGACCATTAGACAGACACCTGTCAGGAAGCGACAAACCTGAAAAATCTCCTGAGCTCTGCCTTGTGTGCCAGCTTGTATCTTAActcaattttgctttttatttcctcttcagGTACTTATGATGGCTCCACAGACAGTTGCAAAGGTGATTCAGGAGGCCCCCTGGTCTGTTTTGATGCAGAAAACGTGGCCTATGTCTGGGGTGTTGTGAGCTGGGGTGAGAACTGTGGGGAGGCTGGTCACCCTGGCGTGTACACGCAGGTTGCCAGCTATTATGACTGGATTAGCCACCATGTGACAAGGGGTCTCATCTCACGGTACAATGTCTGAAGcttggaaaatgaaatgcttcCTTCAAATCACCCATGCAAAAATAGTCCTTTTTCACAATCAGCAGTCATGTAACTTAGCAACAAGCAGTACAAATCTTTAAggaatgtattttgaaaattcttaACCCTCTATGAATATCACAATTTTGCAGAGCCTGTGGGAAGAGAATTTTACAGGCACAAGTCCACAGCAAAAGTCTCTAATAAAAGCAGAcgttaaaatatctttttcttgttattttggatttttttccacttttcacaTTGCATTTCAGTTGCTGTTTGTTTATCTAGCTAAAAGAGACAATAATACTGGAAGCAGTGGTTGGAAAATGACTGCACTGGCAATATGTGAACTTCACAGAAaggacagcagccaggctgctttAAAGAACTCACATCATCTCAAGGTCTAAGTCACCAGAAAGCCTCAGGAGGCTGCCTTGCTTGGCACTTGATTCCTCAGGCTTATTGCAGAAGTAGACTTCGGACCATCTATTAATCCACAGATTGGCTATGACCATGAGATTTGTTGCAATGCAACAGTTACTCAAATAATAAATCTGCTTGCTAGTTTTTGCAGCTACAAACTTAGACAATTCATATCTAGTTAATATACATCATCTGATCATCTAGCCTGGGGCAATTTTTGTAGCTCtaagttttattaatttaacaGCAGCTGGTCACAAACaacaaaggaattttaaaacttaaatctccaacttaaataaaaagcatcttTACTATCTTAAGATCcctgtgtatgtatatatatttcagGTATCCAGCAAACTCTTAACACGAAGTAGAGTTTTACTCTACACACTATCACACACtgtatgtgcatatatatatttatatccaCACACATTTTATATAaca
This window of the Corvus cornix cornix isolate S_Up_H32 chromosome 4, ASM73873v5, whole genome shotgun sequence genome carries:
- the CFI gene encoding complement factor I isoform X2, which produces MRMLPVCLVFLCLLCLCGSEVKPAQPAEQDTYLIRECLSNQYTHKSCKKVFCQPWERCVEGKCLCKLPYQCPKNGSAVCSTSGKNFRTYCQLKSYECQQPKAKFLHKGTCMPKETFSVSLGHEDSSLLRVKPVNHKEESFVCASEWTMNEANVACRHLGFELGAEYYQTNSSITESALNSLHCLQISCRGLETSLAECHTEMKSRDSNEGLVSLQCQENLRVCSDGEFQCVNKKCISLNKTCDGINDCGDLSDELCCRECRNNSFHCRSNICIPNKNVCNKDIDCLTGEDEAGVLCAGKEEVAENDSMDEERKMIKTLLPQVHCGVRNHTLTRRKRIIGGEIAGKGEFPWQVAIKDTSNEGSTVYCGGVYIGGCWVLTAAHCVRANRVHLYLVWVGMLHTIDHDKETNTLKLNQVIIHENYNASTYENDIALLELKSSQHGECFLEDNSMPACVPWSEYMFKTGDTCKVSGWGLEKDYKKQFILKWGNVNLFHNCSELYPGRFFKKMACAGTYDGSTDSCKGDSGGPLVCFDAENVAYVWGVVSWGENCGEAGHPGVYTQVASYYDWISHHVTRGLISRYNV
- the CFI gene encoding complement factor I isoform X1, with translation MRMLPVCLVFLCLLCLCGSENAAFNAEKTPFRQVKPAQPAEQDTYLIRECLSNQYTHKSCKKVFCQPWERCVEGKCLCKLPYQCPKNGSAVCSTSGKNFRTYCQLKSYECQQPKAKFLHKGTCMPKETFSVSLGHEDSSLLRVKPVNHKEESFVCASEWTMNEANVACRHLGFELGAEYYQTNSSITESALNSLHCLQISCRGLETSLAECHTEMKSRDSNEGLVSLQCQENLRVCSDGEFQCVNKKCISLNKTCDGINDCGDLSDELCCRECRNNSFHCRSNICIPNKNVCNKDIDCLTGEDEAGVLCAGKEEVAENDSMDEERKMIKTLLPQVHCGVRNHTLTRRKRIIGGEIAGKGEFPWQVAIKDTSNEGSTVYCGGVYIGGCWVLTAAHCVRANRVHLYLVWVGMLHTIDHDKETNTLKLNQVIIHENYNASTYENDIALLELKSSQHGECFLEDNSMPACVPWSEYMFKTGDTCKVSGWGLEKDYKKQFILKWGNVNLFHNCSELYPGRFFKKMACAGTYDGSTDSCKGDSGGPLVCFDAENVAYVWGVVSWGENCGEAGHPGVYTQVASYYDWISHHVTRGLISRYNV